A stretch of the Ascaphus truei isolate aAscTru1 chromosome 4, aAscTru1.hap1, whole genome shotgun sequence genome encodes the following:
- the LOC142491957 gene encoding uncharacterized protein LOC142491957, with amino-acid sequence MEQVSSPGSASSTLLEEHHGDEDDEYDEDDATEETEIQSCDHEEVPIETVVPPNRPSTSTYDAIVASEGKIVDAENRRHSDMMTVLERMIGLQEETVSQLAHLHRVFIEVPKQLQKINTSFEALVVQQTQANYWRMTNVPQFNTSQPGSVHAGQFSPHSSDIHSPGPNVTGQVADIAVQVPDDILPLPSVQIQQQTPTKEATKTKQDTHETDQPSLVQCLPTCSHVSLGTSPVREQSLPKSPVGESLPKSPVGESLPKSPVGESLPKSPVGESLPKSPVGESLPKSPVGESLPKSPVGESLATSPVGESLATSPVGEQSLATSPAREVPEATQSGSVVPKVGGKRKRKIQETTSRPVTRSQKEQKK; translated from the exons atggaacaagtgtcttcacctgggtcagccagctcaacactactagaag aacatcatggtgatgaggatgatgagtatgatgaggatgacgccacagaagagactgaaatacaatcatgtgaccatgaagaggtgccaatagaaactgttgtaccgccaaatcgtccatcaacttccacatacgatgcaattgtagcttcagagggaaaaatagtggacgcagaaaatcgtcgccattcagacatgatgacagtgctggaaaggatgattggactgcaggaagaaacagtatcacaattggcacatctccacagagtcttcattgaagtgcctaaacagttgcaaaaaatcaacacctcattcgaagcattagttgttcagcaaacacaagctaattactggagaatgactaatgtaccacaattcaacacctcccagccaggatctgttcatgcaggtcagttttcaccacattcatctgatattcattcaccaggcccaaatgttaccggtcaagtagcagacattgctgtgcaggttcctgatgacatcctaccgctgccatctgtacaaattcagcagcagacacctacaaaggaggcgacaaaaacaaaacaagacacacatgaaacagaccaaccatcacttgtgcagtgtctaccaacttgctcacatgtgtcactgggcacaagccctgtccgtgaacagtcactacccaaaagccctgtaggtgagtcgctgcccaaaagccctgtaggtgaatcgctgcccaaaagccctgtaggtgagtcgctgcccaaaagccctgtaggtgaatcgctgcccaaaagccctgtaggtgaatcgctgcccaaaagccctgtaggtgaatcactgcccaaaagccctgtaggtgagtcactggccacaagccctgtaggtgagtcactggccacaagccccgtaggtgaacagtcactggccacaagccctgcccgtgaagtgccagaggccactcaaagtggctctgttgtgcctaaagttggtggcaaaagaaaaaggaaaattcaagagacaacaagcaggcctgttactcgctcgcaaaaggaacaaaaaaaataa